From a single Sander vitreus isolate 19-12246 chromosome 2, sanVit1, whole genome shotgun sequence genomic region:
- the LOC144533586 gene encoding dynein axonemal light chain 4, translating to MAGTGEGKKEEADYKRLHSFPLIRHTDMPEEMRVETMELCVTACEKFATNNESAAKMIKESMDKKFGSSWHVVIGEGFGFEVTHEVKNLLYMFFGGSLAVCVWKCS from the exons ATGGCTGGGACTggtgagggaaagaaagaggaggCCGACTACAAGAGACTGCACAGCTTCCCTCTCATCAGG CATACAGACATGCCAGAGGAAATGAGGGTTGAGACCATGGAGCTTTGTGTTACAGCCTGTGAAAAGTTTGCCACCAACAATGAG agTGCAGCGAAGATGATCAAAGAGTCCATGGACAAGAAATTCGGCAGCTCGTGGCACGTGGTGATCGGCGAAGGTTTCGGCTTTGAGGTCACACACGAGGTGAAGAACCTGCTCTACATGTTCTTTGGCGGGAGtctggccgtgtgtgtgtggaagtgcTCGTAG